A genomic window from Thermococcus nautili includes:
- a CDS encoding potassium channel family protein has translation MNEFDEIRNCLVEMKDLSALMIDLAFSSVMYNSEDIAEEVYLLEEKMDDLTLKVKKLALRAAKREEDPESLLSIIDLADINERISDAAYGIADIILRDIEPHPIIQKIMEDTEEELGRVTVRAGSVLIGKTLEQLKLPSKIGTRILAIKRGERYIYNPGRKDTIEEGDVLIAVSSDMDKLRKLAGEEVEEEE, from the coding sequence ATGAATGAGTTCGACGAGATTAGGAACTGCCTCGTCGAGATGAAGGATTTATCGGCCCTCATGATTGACCTGGCCTTTTCATCGGTCATGTACAACAGCGAGGACATAGCCGAGGAGGTCTATCTCTTAGAGGAGAAGATGGACGACCTGACTTTGAAGGTCAAGAAGCTTGCCCTCCGCGCGGCTAAGAGGGAAGAAGACCCCGAAAGCCTGCTGAGCATAATAGACCTGGCGGACATCAACGAGCGCATAAGCGATGCCGCCTACGGGATAGCGGACATAATCCTCCGCGACATCGAGCCCCACCCGATTATTCAGAAGATAATGGAGGACACCGAGGAGGAGCTCGGTCGCGTTACTGTAAGGGCCGGCTCGGTTCTCATCGGCAAGACCCTTGAACAGCTCAAGCTTCCGAGCAAGATAGGCACGAGGATTCTGGCAATAAAGCGCGGCGAGCGCTACATCTACAACCCCGGAAGGAAGGACACGATTGAAGAAGGTGACGTCCTCATAGCGGTCAGCTCGGACATGGACAAGCTGAGAAAGCTGGCGGGCGAGGAAGTGGAAGAGGAGGAGTGA
- a CDS encoding potassium channel family protein — protein sequence MEEWDEVEVPKNVKDIFIEMKNTAELMVDLAYSAVLFKEKEMAEEVLELEEYLDILNYNLAVRAVLAARNMKEAERITSILQMARSIDDISDAAGDLAKMVLEEKLHPLITEVILESEETIGKIVVSPESVLVGKTLEELDLATNTGVRIIAIRRGKRWIFDPDEDTKIFPNDILIGRGTRTALDYLKEIARGNIKVMPNE from the coding sequence GTGGAGGAATGGGACGAGGTTGAGGTTCCCAAGAACGTTAAGGACATCTTCATCGAGATGAAGAACACGGCCGAGCTCATGGTTGATTTGGCCTATTCGGCGGTTCTCTTCAAGGAGAAGGAGATGGCGGAGGAGGTTTTGGAGCTTGAGGAATACCTTGACATACTGAACTACAACCTCGCGGTGAGGGCCGTTTTGGCGGCGAGGAATATGAAAGAAGCGGAAAGGATAACGTCCATTCTCCAGATGGCCCGCTCCATAGACGACATCTCCGACGCGGCAGGGGATTTGGCGAAAATGGTCCTTGAGGAAAAGCTCCATCCGCTGATTACAGAAGTAATCCTGGAGAGCGAAGAAACCATAGGCAAAATCGTCGTTTCCCCCGAGTCTGTGCTGGTCGGCAAAACCCTTGAGGAGCTCGACCTCGCGACGAACACCGGGGTGAGGATAATCGCAATAAGGCGCGGAAAGAGGTGGATTTTCGACCCCGACGAGGACACCAAGATATTCCCCAACGACATCCTCATCGGCAGGGGAACGAGAACTGCCCTGGACTACCTGAAGGAGATAGCGAGGGGCAACATCAAGGTGATGCCCAATGAATGA